From a region of the Phaseolus vulgaris cultivar G19833 chromosome 6, P. vulgaris v2.0, whole genome shotgun sequence genome:
- the LOC137832086 gene encoding uncharacterized protein, with translation MMTPESSKELEKHAISSHVRGNSEYVRLAISDEPRTVENEILQPVAVSRIRSFRWWMKTFFWCFVIVVLGLVIVKWGVPFTFEKIIYPIMEWEATTFGRPVLALVLVASLALFPVFFIPSGPSMWLAGMIFGYGLGFVIIMVGTTIGMVLPYLIGLVFRDRIHQWLKRWPKNAALIRLAGEGSWFHQFQVVALFRVSPFPYTIFNYAVVVTNMRFWPYLCGSIAGMVPEAFIYIYSGRLLKTLADAQYGKHQLTTVEIVYNIISFIVAVVTTIAFTVYAKRTLNELKIAEANEEAASVSGSGSLEMEKGSH, from the exons ATGATGACACCAGAATCATCAAAGGAGTTGGAAAAACATGCAATCTCAAGTCATGTGAGGGGGAATAGTGAATATGTTAGACTTGCCATATCTGATGAACCGAGGACCGTTGAAAATGAAATACTACAGCCTGTAGCAGTATCGAGAATTAGATCTTTCAGGTGGTGGATGAAAAcctttttctggtgctttgtcATTGTTGTACTTGGTCTTGTTATAGTGAAATGGGGAGTGCCATTTACTTTTGAAAAG ATAATTTACCCAATCATGGAGTGGGAAGCGACCACTTTTGGCCGTCCAGTTCTTGCCCTTGTACTTGTTGCTTCTCTGGCTTTATTCCCAGTATTTTTTATCCCTTCTGGCCCTTCCATGTGGTTGGCTGGGATGATTTTTGGTTATGGCCTTGGCTTTGTTATAATAATGGTTGGAACAACCATTGGGATGGTCCTCCCTTACTTAATTGGACTAGTTTTCCGTGACCGCATCCAT CAATGGTTAAAGAGATGGCCCAAGAATGCCGCATTGATTAGACTTGCTGGGGAAGGGAGTTGGTTCCATCAATTTCAAGTAGTTGCTCTGTTCAGAGTTTCACCCTTTCCGTACACCATTTTCAATTATGCTGTAGTTGTGACGAATATGAGGTTTTGGCCGTACTTATGTGGATCAATAGCAGGAATGGTGCCAGAAGCTTTCATTTACATCTACAG TGGTCGATTACTAAAGACCTTGGCAGACGCACAGTACGGGAAGCACCAATTGACAACTGTGGAAATCGTGTACAACATAATTTCTTTCATCGTTGCTGTTGTTACCACCATTGCCTTCACTGTTTATGCAAAAAGAACTCTTAATGAACTCAAGATTGCAGAGGCCAATGAGGAAGCTGCCTCTGTATCAGGGAGTGGTAGTCTTGAGATGGAGAAGGGTTCccattga
- the LOC137832085 gene encoding MLO-like protein 13 — MAEELNDSLEYTPTWIVAVVCSIIVFISLCVERALHKLGKYLRSKNQNELYEVLTKLEEELMLLGFISLLLTVFQGLISDICISPNLATQMLPCKRPHRSSQGSEHYQIYYDSIINRRRLFSTGSGSDHCTHKGKVPLLSLESLHQLHIFIFVLAVVHAIFCVTTMLLGGAKIREWKAWEDYYGDHREVIDTHEFFKTRDRGHWRKAAVISWLISFFKQFHGSVTKYDYYALRHGFVKKHYPDNPTYNFHNYMLGTLEEDFKRVVGISWYLWVFVVLFLLLNIGGWHTYFWLAFLPLILLLLVGAKLEHIIARLYQDSIGVLGREDDNSMKPSDEYFWFTSPPLVLHLLHFILFQNSFEIAFFFWIWCTYGFDSCIMEKVTYVIPRLIMGVIVQVLCSYSTLPLYTIVTQMGSKIKSQKSPPSDPLKTPHSNYMIKESTQIDEQAIIMVEDATSSIELPHIVHLPFEKPNTSNN; from the exons ATGGCAGAAGAACTGAACGACTCTCTGGAATATACACCAACATGGATTGTTGCGGTTGTTTGCTCCATAATTGTTTTCATCTCTCTTTGTGTTGAACGTGCCCTTCACAAACTCGGAAAG TACCTAAGGAGCAAAAATCAGAATGAATTGTATGAAGTCTTAACAAAATTGGAAGAAG AATTGATGCTTTTAGGGTTCATTTCCCTCTTATTAACCGTCTTTCAAGGTTTAATAAGCGACATTTGCATCTCACCAAACCTTGCAACCCAAATGCTTCCATGCAAAAGGCCTCATAGGTCTTCACAAGGTTCAGAGCATTATCAGATATACTATGATTCTATAATAAACAGAAGAAGGCTTTTTTCTACTGGTTCTGGTTCAGATCATTGTACACATAAG GGGAAGGTTCCACTGTTATCATTGGAATCTTTACATCAGcttcacatttttatttttgtattggcCGTTGTACATGCAATATTCTGTGTCACAACAATGCTTCTTGGAGGTGCAAAG ATACGGGAATGGAAGGCCTGGGAGGATTATTAtggagaccacagagaag TAATAGATACCCATGAGTTCTTCAAAACACGTGATCGAGGACATTGGAGAAAAGCAGCTGTGATTAGCTGGCTG ATATCATTCTTCAAGCAATTTCATGGCTCTGTTACAAAGTATGACTACTATGCACTTCGGCATGGATTTGTCAAG AAACACTACCCAGATAATCCCAcatataattttcataattacATGCTGGGGACACTTGAAGAAGACTTCAAAAGAGTTGTAGGTATAAG CTGGTACCTGTGGGTCTTTGTTGTGCTGTTTTTGCTGTTGAACATTGGAG GATGGCACACTTATTTCTGGTTAGCCTTTTTACCATTGATA CTTCTGCTTCTGGTGGGGGCAAAGTTGGAGCACATAATCGCTCGTTTGTATCAGGATTCAATAGGCGTATTGGGAAGAGAAGATGACAATTCAATGAAGCCATCAGATGAATATTTTTGGTTTACCAGCCCACCCCTAGTCCTCCACTTACTTCACTTCATTTTGTTTCAAAACTCTTTTGAGATTGCATTTTTCTTCTGGATTTGG TGCACATATGGATTTGATTCATGCATTATGGAGAAAGTAACCTACGTTATCCCAAGACTTATAATGGG TGTAATTGTTCAAGTGCTTTGCAGTTATAGCACCTTGCCTTTGTACACTATTGTGACTCAG ATGGGTAGCAAGATCAAGAGTCAGAAGTCGCCTCCAAGTGACCCCCTCAAAACACCGCATTCCAACTACATGATAAAAGAATCAACCCAAATTGATGAACAAGCAATAATCATGGTGGAAGATGCAACATCTTCAATTGAGCTTCCACACATTGTCCATCTTCCCTTCGAGAAACCTAATACATCTAACAATTAA